Proteins from one Labrenzia sp. CE80 genomic window:
- the argF gene encoding ornithine carbamoyltransferase yields the protein MTSTGLSRNFLDLTEVSSDELRHILDASKRIKSERSGVHRGVGPLAGKVLAMIFEQPSTRTRISFDVGMRELGGETLMLTGAEMQLGRGETIADTAKVLSRFVDAIMIRILDHDQLSELAENATVPVINGLTKESHPCQIMADLLTFEEHRGNIKGKSVAWTGDSNNVLASWVHAAPRFDFELRIATPSELAPPADLIEKARKDGGSILVTDDPHEAVKGTDCVVTDCWVSMGDDDAESRHNLLSAYQVNKRLMSEANTDALFMHCLPAHRGEEVTSEIMDGPNSVVFDEAENRLHAQKGILAWCFNAV from the coding sequence ATGACCAGCACCGGTTTGTCGCGGAATTTTCTTGATCTGACCGAAGTCAGTTCCGACGAGTTGCGGCACATTCTTGATGCCAGCAAGCGGATCAAAAGCGAGCGTAGCGGCGTGCACCGCGGTGTCGGCCCGCTTGCGGGCAAAGTGCTTGCCATGATCTTCGAGCAGCCTTCCACGCGTACGCGCATTTCCTTCGATGTTGGGATGCGTGAACTTGGTGGTGAAACCTTGATGCTCACCGGTGCGGAAATGCAACTTGGGCGCGGCGAAACGATCGCTGACACCGCCAAAGTCCTTTCGCGCTTTGTTGACGCGATCATGATCCGTATCCTCGATCACGATCAGCTGAGCGAATTGGCTGAAAACGCAACGGTGCCTGTGATCAATGGCCTGACGAAAGAATCCCATCCCTGCCAGATCATGGCGGATTTGCTGACCTTCGAAGAACATCGCGGCAACATCAAAGGCAAGTCGGTGGCCTGGACCGGTGACAGCAACAATGTTCTGGCGTCCTGGGTTCATGCAGCTCCTCGATTTGATTTCGAGTTGCGCATCGCGACCCCGTCCGAACTGGCACCTCCCGCAGACCTCATAGAAAAAGCACGCAAGGATGGGGGCTCGATTCTCGTCACGGACGACCCACATGAGGCGGTGAAGGGCACTGATTGTGTCGTGACCGACTGCTGGGTCTCCATGGGAGACGACGATGCGGAGAGCCGACACAATCTTCTGAGTGCCTATCAGGTCAACAAGCGTTTGATGTCAGAGGCCAACACCGACGCGCTCTTCATGCATTGCCTTCCTGCACATCGCGGCGAAGAGGTGACATCGGAGATCATGGACGGCCCGAACTCGGTGGTTTTTGACGAGGCGGAAAACCGTCTCCATGCACAGAAAGGCATTTTGGCCTGGTGCTTCAACGCTGTGTGA